Proteins encoded by one window of Maridesulfovibrio ferrireducens:
- a CDS encoding DUF2971 domain-containing protein, with the protein MIVPDILYKYTTASTAKIVLESSRLRWSSLGYFNDPNEFQRLPVFDPDIDECYEEYIQLIVKIALCEDRPTNWDQFNPLTVLLIEMLKAALLKGVTPESLQAELVSVPQKKVNYELIREYVDNVDTKSARVFCLTTEYSNNVMWASYAQGHTGCVLGFRHLVEKNTPFLAANPIDYTKGPPTLDSGLDFLLYKPTAELRKKIHLAICYSKDEEWAYEEEWRVITWREEEGERDYGDYTFYEEELESVTLGSSMDHDESVEIIDLVRSRYERCSVYRMEHIKGRSVRNLVYDAE; encoded by the coding sequence ATGATAGTTCCAGATATTTTATACAAGTATACAACTGCTTCCACTGCTAAAATAGTATTAGAGAGCAGTCGGCTTAGATGGTCTAGTTTAGGGTACTTTAATGACCCGAATGAATTTCAAAGACTTCCTGTTTTTGATCCTGATATAGACGAGTGCTATGAAGAGTATATACAGTTGATTGTAAAAATTGCTTTATGTGAGGATCGTCCTACTAACTGGGATCAGTTTAATCCTCTGACAGTTCTTTTAATAGAAATGTTAAAGGCTGCTTTGCTAAAAGGGGTGACTCCAGAATCTCTTCAGGCTGAGTTGGTGTCGGTTCCTCAAAAAAAAGTAAATTATGAGTTGATTCGTGAGTATGTTGACAATGTTGATACAAAATCGGCGAGAGTTTTTTGCCTTACAACAGAATATTCCAACAATGTTATGTGGGCTAGCTATGCTCAAGGGCATACAGGGTGTGTTCTGGGATTTAGGCATCTTGTCGAGAAGAACACTCCGTTTCTTGCTGCAAACCCCATAGACTACACAAAGGGTCCTCCTACTCTAGATTCTGGATTGGATTTTTTGCTGTATAAGCCAACTGCTGAACTTCGTAAAAAAATACATCTCGCTATCTGCTATAGTAAAGATGAGGAATGGGCTTATGAAGAAGAGTGGCGAGTCATTACATGGCGGGAGGAAGAAGGTGAGCGAGATTACGGCGATTATACGTTTTATGAAGAGGAACTTGAGTCTGTTACACTAGGATCTAGTATGGATCATGACGAATCTGTTGAGATTATTGACCTGGTTCGTTCGCGATATGAAAGGTGTAGTGTTTATAGGATGGAGCATATTAAGGGCCGATCTGTTAGAAATCTGGTTTATGATGCTGAGTAA